Proteins from a genomic interval of Paenibacillus sp. FSL R5-0623:
- a CDS encoding polyprenyl synthetase family protein, with amino-acid sequence MRAVKSMSNRPSFQAYLEEVTAEVTEALKHTLPDHWDVPQSLTDAMQYSLMAGGKRLRPLLVVAAAEAFGAQRTAAMPVACAVEMVHTYSLIHDDLPAMDNDDYRRGKLTNHKVYGEATAILAGDALLTHAFYSIVQAGRRSGVAADALLSIVEDMSELAGARGMVGGQVADMEGEQGMTDLSQLEYIHLHKTGDLIVFSLIAGARIGGATEGQLEALRVFGRDLGLAFQIQDDILDLTGDEQKMGKKTQSDVNQQKVTYPYFIGMEASVEEVKSLTQSAKDALERAELPDSSRLLEIADYLMSRDH; translated from the coding sequence ATGAGAGCGGTGAAGTCCATGAGTAATCGTCCTTCGTTTCAAGCATATCTCGAAGAGGTCACAGCTGAGGTGACAGAAGCGTTGAAACACACGCTTCCCGATCACTGGGATGTACCCCAATCGTTGACGGATGCGATGCAGTACTCACTCATGGCCGGAGGCAAACGCCTTCGTCCTCTTCTGGTCGTTGCTGCGGCGGAAGCCTTCGGTGCACAGCGTACAGCTGCAATGCCGGTAGCCTGCGCCGTGGAGATGGTTCATACGTATTCACTGATCCACGACGACCTGCCTGCTATGGATAATGATGATTACCGCAGGGGAAAATTAACGAATCATAAGGTATATGGTGAAGCAACAGCTATATTGGCGGGCGATGCGTTGCTAACTCATGCTTTTTATAGCATTGTTCAAGCTGGACGCCGTAGTGGTGTGGCGGCAGATGCGTTGCTGTCCATCGTAGAGGACATGTCCGAACTTGCTGGAGCAAGAGGGATGGTCGGCGGCCAAGTTGCGGATATGGAAGGCGAACAAGGCATGACTGATCTTTCACAGCTCGAATATATTCATTTGCACAAAACAGGTGACCTGATTGTTTTCTCACTCATTGCTGGAGCACGAATTGGTGGAGCAACGGAAGGACAATTGGAAGCCTTACGTGTGTTTGGCCGTGATCTGGGGCTGGCGTTCCAGATTCAGGATGATATTCTCGACCTGACGGGTGACGAGCAGAAGATGGGCAAGAAAACACAGAGCGATGTGAATCAGCAGAAGGTAACATATCCTTATTTTATTGGCATGGAGGCTTCTGTAGAGGAAGTGAAATCCCTTACCCAATCTGCAAAAGATGCACTTGAAAGAGCCGAGTTACCTGATTCATCCAGATTGCTGGAAATTGCCGATTATCTGATGAGTCGTGACCATTAG
- the xseB gene encoding exodeoxyribonuclease VII small subunit, with protein sequence MANEPELNFEEAMAALEDIVGQLEHGDVPLEQAIDLFQRGMKLSQLCGLKLEQVERKIEMIVEEDGELRKKPFGTADDESGEVHE encoded by the coding sequence ATGGCGAATGAACCGGAATTGAATTTTGAAGAGGCAATGGCGGCATTGGAAGACATCGTAGGTCAGCTGGAACATGGTGATGTTCCGTTGGAACAGGCCATCGATCTGTTTCAACGCGGGATGAAACTTTCGCAACTTTGCGGTCTGAAGCTGGAACAAGTGGAACGCAAGATCGAGATGATCGTAGAAGAAGATGGAGAGCTTCGCAAGAAGCCTTTCGGAACTGCTGACGATGAGAGCGGTGAAGTCCATGAGTAA
- the xseA gene encoding exodeoxyribonuclease VII large subunit, giving the protein MADQKIYSIKDLNRYIRMKLESDQVLSDVWLRGEISNFTHHSSGHMYFTLKDKDSRIKSIMFASHNQRLPFVPKEGARVIARGNVSVYERDGQYQFYATHMQPDGIGSLYLAYEQLKKKLEDEGLFSPSRKRQIPRYPQTIGVVTSPTGAAVRDIMITLQRRYPSAKVVLYPVLVQGKGAAPSIVKAIGNLNRMGEADVLIVGRGGGSLEELWAFNEEIVARAIVASDIPVISAVGHETDFTIADFAADLRAATPTAAAELAVPNRAELLDQIGQRQRQLQHSLRQRAVHNRERLARLQRSPVLVHPRRTLMQHTERLDMMHQRLLRTVDTRMKWTGEKQERLRAALQRFNPREQVNAARRENAAARRQLELAIRSITRSKQQQWKSSVRHLDALSPLKVMSRGYSLVYDEQEQRLIKSMKDVQPGDSIKIKLTDGQLDCQVWGMKEDDNAHGE; this is encoded by the coding sequence GTGGCAGATCAAAAGATCTACTCCATCAAAGACCTGAACCGATACATCCGGATGAAACTGGAATCGGATCAGGTCCTGTCGGACGTCTGGCTGCGCGGGGAGATTTCGAATTTCACACATCACTCCAGCGGCCATATGTATTTTACATTGAAGGACAAGGACAGCCGGATCAAGTCCATTATGTTTGCGTCCCATAACCAGCGATTACCCTTTGTACCGAAGGAGGGTGCAAGGGTTATTGCCCGTGGTAATGTCTCGGTGTATGAACGGGATGGGCAGTATCAATTCTACGCTACCCATATGCAACCGGACGGAATTGGAAGTCTGTATCTGGCTTACGAACAGCTGAAGAAAAAGCTTGAGGATGAAGGGTTATTTTCACCTTCGCGAAAAAGACAGATCCCTCGTTATCCACAGACCATCGGGGTTGTAACTTCACCGACGGGAGCGGCGGTGCGAGACATCATGATCACACTCCAGCGCAGATACCCTTCTGCCAAAGTTGTTTTATATCCGGTTCTGGTTCAAGGGAAGGGTGCAGCACCTTCCATTGTCAAAGCGATTGGCAACCTGAACCGGATGGGAGAAGCCGATGTACTTATCGTTGGACGCGGAGGCGGTTCACTGGAGGAGTTGTGGGCCTTTAATGAGGAGATTGTGGCAAGAGCAATAGTTGCTTCGGATATTCCTGTCATTTCTGCGGTTGGGCACGAAACGGACTTCACTATTGCTGATTTTGCAGCCGATTTGCGTGCGGCTACACCTACAGCAGCTGCTGAATTAGCTGTACCTAATCGAGCTGAGTTGCTTGATCAGATCGGACAACGTCAGCGCCAGTTACAGCACAGCTTACGTCAGCGTGCTGTACATAATCGTGAACGGCTCGCAAGATTACAGCGTTCGCCAGTGCTGGTTCATCCAAGACGTACCTTGATGCAGCACACGGAACGACTGGATATGATGCATCAACGGCTTTTGAGAACAGTGGATACGCGTATGAAATGGACAGGAGAGAAGCAGGAGCGTCTGCGGGCAGCACTGCAACGATTCAATCCTCGTGAGCAGGTCAATGCAGCACGCCGTGAGAATGCGGCAGCACGCAGACAACTGGAACTTGCGATCAGGTCTATAACCAGATCGAAGCAGCAGCAGTGGAAATCATCTGTGCGGCATCTGGATGCGCTTAGCCCGCTTAAAGTCATGTCACGGGGATACAGCCTTGTCTATGACGAGCAAGAACAGCGATTGATCAAGTCGATGAAGGATGTACAGCCTGGAGATTCAATTAAGATTAAATTAACAGACGGACAGCTGGACTGTCAGGTTTGGGGAATGAAGGAGGACGACAATGCCCATGGCGAATGA
- the folD gene encoding bifunctional methylenetetrahydrofolate dehydrogenase/methenyltetrahydrofolate cyclohydrolase FolD encodes MTASIINGKEVSQEIRASMTTEVKQLSEQGVVPGLAVVLVGEDPASQVYVRNKEKACHDLGFYSEVHRLDADTSQEDLLALVDKLNNQQSINGILVQLPLPKHIEEKAVIDAIAVDKDVDGFHPVNVGNLVIGDDSLLPCTPAGVIELIKRTGLEMSGKHAVVIGRSNIVGKPVSLLLQRENATVTMCHSRTANMKEITRQADILVVAIGRANFVDADFVKPGAVVIDVGMNRLENGKLAGDVDFESVKEVSGPITPVPGGVGPMTITMLMQNTLIAAKRAHGLA; translated from the coding sequence ATGACAGCATCTATTATTAACGGTAAAGAAGTATCCCAAGAGATCCGCGCAAGCATGACAACAGAAGTAAAACAGCTTAGCGAACAGGGGGTAGTACCTGGTCTGGCTGTTGTGCTCGTCGGGGAAGATCCGGCATCCCAAGTATATGTGCGTAATAAAGAAAAAGCATGTCACGACCTCGGTTTCTACTCCGAAGTGCATCGCTTGGATGCAGATACGTCCCAAGAAGATCTGCTTGCGCTGGTGGACAAGCTGAACAATCAACAATCCATTAACGGAATTTTGGTTCAACTCCCACTACCGAAGCATATCGAAGAGAAAGCGGTCATTGACGCGATTGCCGTGGATAAAGACGTAGACGGGTTCCATCCAGTCAATGTTGGTAATCTTGTTATAGGAGACGATAGTCTGCTTCCATGTACCCCAGCGGGTGTAATTGAACTGATCAAACGTACTGGGTTGGAAATGTCCGGTAAACATGCGGTGGTCATTGGAAGAAGCAACATCGTTGGTAAACCGGTATCGCTTTTACTGCAACGTGAGAATGCAACAGTAACCATGTGTCATTCCCGTACAGCAAACATGAAAGAAATTACACGTCAGGCGGATATTTTGGTTGTAGCCATCGGTCGTGCAAACTTTGTGGATGCTGATTTTGTGAAACCAGGTGCTGTTGTTATTGATGTCGGCATGAACCGTTTGGAGAATGGCAAACTGGCAGGAGACGTTGATTTCGAGAGTGTGAAAGAAGTTTCTGGTCCAATTACACCCGTTCCAGGTGGTGTTGGTCCGATGACAATCACAATGCTAATGCAAAATACATTGATCGCTGCCAAGCGCGCTCACGGATTGGCCTAG
- the nusB gene encoding transcription antitermination factor NusB — MKRRLAREIAVQSLYQMEMNEVGAAEAVNMLINEAAEDNETEVVIRDADVMRTYVTEIVQGAWNNKEAIDGLLVDYLKGWQISRLSRVDRQILRLSTYEMVFRDDIPAKVSVNEAIELSKYFGTEESGKFVNGVLGRMIQEVDAIKAKLS; from the coding sequence ATGAAAAGACGTTTGGCAAGGGAAATTGCAGTACAAAGTCTGTATCAGATGGAAATGAATGAGGTGGGTGCAGCAGAAGCTGTAAACATGTTGATCAATGAAGCTGCAGAAGATAATGAAACCGAAGTAGTTATCCGCGATGCAGATGTAATGCGTACTTATGTTACTGAGATTGTACAAGGAGCCTGGAACAATAAGGAAGCAATTGACGGTCTGCTTGTGGATTATTTGAAAGGTTGGCAGATTAGCCGTCTGTCACGTGTAGATCGCCAGATTCTACGACTGTCTACGTATGAAATGGTGTTTCGTGATGACATTCCGGCAAAGGTATCGGTCAATGAAGCAATTGAACTGTCCAAATATTTTGGTACAGAAGAATCCGGCAAATTCGTCAATGGCGTACTTGGACGCATGATTCAGGAAGTTGACGCGATTAAAGCAAAATTATCTTAA
- a CDS encoding DUF2273 domain-containing protein, with protein MLWKEIWDSHRGRITGIIGGIFFGFLYVWIGFWDMLFFALLVFIGYTLGRRSDSKLGSSIPWREWGQWLGDRWRPFK; from the coding sequence ATGCTGTGGAAAGAGATTTGGGATAGTCACAGAGGCCGAATTACCGGAATTATCGGCGGCATCTTTTTTGGATTTCTTTATGTATGGATCGGTTTTTGGGATATGTTGTTCTTTGCACTCTTGGTGTTCATCGGTTATACGTTAGGCAGACGAAGCGATTCGAAGCTGGGTTCGTCCATTCCCTGGAGGGAGTGGGGACAATGGCTTGGCGATCGCTGGCGTCCGTTTAAGTGA
- the amaP gene encoding alkaline shock response membrane anchor protein AmaP, giving the protein MAKILDRLLLFIYSISVGAISAAVILLISGVLPYELNYQQEQNVIVASVIAAAILFILSLRFFYISVRRERASLPSVDQRTEFGDVQISMETIENLCLKATSRFRGVRDVKARIRVVESGLEIMIRAVVDGETPIPALTSDLQKAIHDHVQEITGIPVSFVTVYIANVTQSPNYKSRVE; this is encoded by the coding sequence GTGGCTAAAATACTGGATCGGCTTCTGTTGTTTATATACAGCATAAGCGTTGGAGCAATATCGGCAGCCGTCATTCTTCTGATTAGCGGTGTGCTGCCTTACGAATTGAATTACCAGCAGGAACAAAACGTTATTGTTGCGTCGGTTATTGCAGCAGCGATTTTGTTTATCCTGAGTTTGCGATTTTTCTACATCTCGGTTCGGCGTGAGCGTGCATCGTTGCCATCTGTAGATCAACGTACTGAGTTTGGTGATGTACAGATTTCGATGGAGACGATTGAGAATCTCTGTTTGAAGGCAACTTCCCGTTTCCGGGGAGTACGTGATGTCAAGGCACGCATACGTGTGGTTGAGTCAGGACTGGAGATTATGATCCGTGCAGTAGTGGATGGTGAGACACCTATTCCTGCGCTGACTTCTGATCTGCAAAAGGCGATACATGATCATGTACAAGAGATTACGGGCATCCCGGTTTCTTTTGTCACGGTGTATATCGCTAATGTAACCCAGTCGCCTAACTACAAGAGTCGAGTGGAATGA
- a CDS encoding Asp23/Gls24 family envelope stress response protein has protein sequence MSTLPTEFERTDIGEIQIAPEVIEVIAGLATLEVKGVAGMSGGFAGGFAELLGRKNLSKGVKVEVGQREAAVDVSVIIEYGYRLPQVATEIQQNVKRSIENMTGLNVNEVNVHIHDVQFKSTEKVEEIDLNSQRVK, from the coding sequence ATGAGTACACTACCGACTGAATTTGAACGAACGGATATCGGTGAAATCCAGATCGCACCTGAAGTTATTGAAGTGATTGCTGGATTGGCGACCCTTGAAGTGAAAGGTGTTGCAGGCATGAGTGGCGGATTCGCTGGCGGATTTGCTGAATTGCTTGGTCGCAAAAACCTTTCCAAAGGCGTTAAAGTTGAAGTGGGCCAACGTGAAGCGGCAGTTGATGTTTCCGTAATTATCGAGTACGGATACCGTCTGCCACAAGTAGCTACGGAGATTCAACAGAACGTGAAACGTTCCATCGAGAACATGACAGGATTGAATGTGAATGAAGTGAATGTGCACATTCATGACGTTCAGTTCAAGAGCACCGAGAAAGTGGAAGAGATCGACCTGAACAGTCAGCGCGTAAAATAA
- the accC gene encoding acetyl-CoA carboxylase biotin carboxylase subunit: protein MKFQKILIANRGEIAVRIIRACREIGISTVAVYSEADKDSLHVRLADEAYCIGPTLSKDSYLNFTNLMSVATLTECDAIHPGYGFLAENADFAEICESCNITFIGPSPEAITKMGDKAVAKQTMKDAGVPVIPGSDGLVENMDEAIMIARDIGYPIIIKATAGGGGKGIRIAEDEETLIKQITAAQQEAQKAFGNAGVYLEKFLTGMKHVEIQIIADKHGNAAHLGERDCSVQRRRQKLVEEAPCPILSEDVRTLMGEAAVRAALAVDYSGAGTLEFLLSPNGEFYFMEMNTRIQVEHPVTEMVTGVDLIREMISVAEGNPLSFRQEDVVINGWSIECRINAEDPDRNFMPSPGKIGFYLAPGGPGVRVDSAAYPGYTISPFYDSMIAKLIVWGANREEAIAKMKRALGEFAIEGISTTIPFHQKLLEHPTFIRGDFDIKFLEENEI from the coding sequence ATGAAATTTCAAAAAATACTGATTGCGAACCGTGGAGAGATTGCGGTACGTATTATTCGTGCCTGCCGTGAAATCGGTATCTCAACGGTAGCCGTCTACTCGGAAGCGGACAAGGATTCTCTGCATGTTCGTCTTGCAGATGAGGCTTATTGTATCGGACCGACACTGTCTAAGGACAGTTACCTCAACTTCACAAATCTGATGAGTGTAGCTACGCTGACGGAATGTGATGCAATCCATCCTGGATACGGTTTTTTGGCGGAGAATGCTGATTTTGCGGAAATTTGTGAGTCTTGCAATATTACGTTTATTGGACCTTCTCCTGAAGCCATCACCAAAATGGGTGACAAAGCTGTTGCCAAACAGACGATGAAAGATGCAGGAGTACCTGTTATTCCTGGATCAGACGGCCTTGTTGAAAATATGGATGAAGCCATCATGATTGCTAGAGATATCGGATATCCTATTATTATCAAAGCTACTGCTGGTGGCGGAGGTAAGGGAATTCGTATTGCCGAAGATGAAGAAACGCTGATTAAGCAGATTACCGCTGCTCAGCAGGAAGCACAAAAGGCATTTGGCAATGCAGGTGTATATCTGGAGAAATTCCTGACAGGCATGAAACACGTGGAAATTCAGATCATTGCTGATAAACACGGAAATGCGGCACATCTGGGAGAGCGTGATTGCTCGGTTCAGCGTCGTCGCCAGAAATTGGTAGAGGAAGCGCCGTGTCCGATTCTCTCCGAAGATGTGCGTACATTGATGGGTGAAGCTGCGGTACGGGCTGCCCTTGCTGTGGATTACTCGGGAGCGGGTACATTGGAGTTCCTGCTCAGCCCGAACGGCGAGTTCTATTTCATGGAGATGAATACGCGTATTCAGGTAGAGCACCCGGTAACTGAGATGGTTACTGGCGTGGATCTGATCCGTGAGATGATCTCGGTAGCTGAAGGCAACCCACTTTCATTCCGTCAGGAAGACGTGGTTATCAATGGCTGGTCCATTGAATGTCGTATCAATGCGGAAGATCCGGACCGTAACTTTATGCCATCACCAGGCAAAATCGGATTCTACCTTGCACCGGGAGGACCTGGTGTTCGTGTAGATAGTGCTGCTTATCCGGGTTATACCATTTCACCTTTCTATGACTCCATGATCGCAAAATTGATCGTGTGGGGAGCGAATCGTGAAGAGGCGATTGCCAAGATGAAACGTGCGCTTGGGGAATTTGCGATTGAAGGCATATCCACAACTATTCCTTTCCATCAGAAATTGCTGGAGCACCCAACGTTCATTCGTGGTGACTTTGATATCAAATTTCTTGAGGAAAACGAGATTTAA
- the accB gene encoding acetyl-CoA carboxylase biotin carboxyl carrier protein: protein MFKLSEIKELIKLVDESSVQELEIENEGSRLSIRKPGKTEYVQAAAVQPQMIAAPQVQPAAVVSEAAPQVDTTSHLHKIVSPMVGTFYRASSPEAGPFVSAGDKVVEKTTVCIIEAMKLMNELDADIKGEIVEVLVENGQLVEYGQPLFLVKPE from the coding sequence ATGTTTAAATTGAGTGAAATCAAAGAACTGATTAAACTGGTAGATGAAAGTTCCGTTCAAGAGTTGGAAATTGAAAATGAAGGATCACGGTTATCAATCCGCAAACCGGGCAAAACGGAGTATGTTCAAGCAGCTGCTGTGCAACCGCAAATGATTGCTGCTCCGCAAGTACAGCCGGCAGCAGTGGTAAGTGAAGCTGCACCGCAGGTCGATACTACAAGTCATTTACATAAAATTGTATCTCCGATGGTAGGTACTTTTTACAGAGCTTCCTCGCCGGAAGCGGGTCCTTTTGTGAGCGCTGGTGATAAAGTTGTTGAGAAAACAACGGTATGTATCATCGAAGCTATGAAGCTGATGAACGAGCTTGATGCGGACATCAAGGGAGAAATCGTTGAAGTGCTGGTTGAGAACGGACAGCTGGTCGAGTATGGGCAGCCCCTTTTCCTGGTGAAACCGGAATAA
- a CDS encoding SpoIIIAH-like family protein, with translation MNNKRQTVWLVSMLSLMVILSAYYLFTEDSGPVNAPVADSQQVDGIKQGEAKETAGILDPTEGLVMNEVVNSGEVESDPSAAGAVEEPAATEGKEAGNTEKTPAVEPGENKGEAGKETNKETDKGATTTPETEGQAGGTATKTDEEVLKEMEEQNTTASASSQFQNYQWQREESNNRKYEELMTVAGDLSKTPEENAKATEQLRTLEEKEAKITGIEETLSQQFANAIVQEDADKYKVVVLSDKLDVKQAVSIVDLVMKELAVSQNKISVQYVTEQ, from the coding sequence ATGAATAACAAACGTCAAACGGTATGGCTCGTTTCCATGCTGAGTCTGATGGTCATTTTGTCCGCGTATTATCTGTTCACTGAGGATTCCGGTCCAGTCAACGCGCCGGTGGCTGACAGTCAGCAAGTGGATGGAATCAAGCAAGGGGAAGCCAAGGAGACGGCAGGCATTCTTGATCCTACAGAAGGTTTGGTTATGAATGAAGTGGTGAATAGCGGCGAAGTTGAAAGTGATCCAAGTGCGGCTGGCGCTGTGGAAGAACCGGCGGCTACGGAAGGTAAAGAAGCTGGAAATACAGAGAAAACACCTGCTGTCGAACCAGGCGAGAATAAGGGTGAGGCAGGCAAGGAAACCAACAAAGAGACCGACAAAGGGGCAACAACTACACCAGAGACAGAGGGTCAGGCAGGCGGCACTGCAACCAAGACAGATGAGGAAGTCCTCAAGGAAATGGAAGAACAGAATACGACAGCATCTGCGAGCAGCCAGTTCCAGAACTACCAGTGGCAACGTGAGGAAAGTAACAATCGTAAGTATGAGGAACTGATGACCGTGGCAGGTGATCTGAGCAAAACGCCAGAAGAGAATGCCAAAGCAACGGAGCAACTCCGTACACTGGAAGAAAAAGAAGCTAAAATCACTGGCATTGAGGAGACGCTCTCTCAACAGTTCGCTAATGCGATCGTTCAAGAAGATGCCGACAAGTATAAAGTTGTGGTCCTCAGTGACAAACTGGATGTAAAACAGGCGGTATCCATTGTGGATCTGGTCATGAAAGAATTGGCGGTTTCACAGAACAAAATCAGCGTGCAATACGTCACTGAACAGTAA
- the spoIIIAG gene encoding stage III sporulation protein AG produces the protein MKQWFKKMETWMGGGEGGARRSQTFRWLIILGLIGVGIMLFNSFVNVKKIDSENIGREPPDPATSMASIQSNPSEQNPFQAIEIAFEDKIKGVLENIVGVGTVDVMVTVDSTEELVVQRNVKDSQQLTEETDASGGKRHMTQYTRDGEIITYEISGDQTPIVTKKLKPQIRGVLVVARGAENKVVKDLITDAVEKGLNVAAYRISVVPRKQD, from the coding sequence ATGAAACAATGGTTCAAAAAGATGGAAACCTGGATGGGTGGGGGAGAGGGTGGGGCAAGGCGCAGTCAAACCTTCCGCTGGCTGATTATCCTGGGTTTGATCGGGGTGGGAATCATGCTGTTCAATTCCTTCGTCAATGTCAAAAAAATTGATTCCGAAAATATCGGTCGGGAACCACCGGACCCGGCAACATCCATGGCATCCATACAGAGTAATCCGTCGGAACAGAATCCTTTTCAGGCGATCGAAATTGCATTTGAAGACAAAATCAAAGGTGTGCTGGAAAACATTGTTGGTGTGGGAACGGTTGATGTGATGGTTACCGTGGATTCCACAGAAGAATTGGTCGTTCAGCGGAATGTGAAGGATTCTCAGCAACTTACCGAAGAAACCGATGCTAGCGGGGGCAAACGGCATATGACGCAATATACCCGTGATGGCGAGATTATTACGTACGAAATATCAGGGGATCAGACACCTATAGTGACCAAAAAGCTCAAACCGCAGATCCGCGGGGTGCTTGTAGTTGCGAGGGGTGCAGAGAACAAGGTTGTGAAGGACCTGATAACCGATGCTGTGGAAAAAGGACTGAATGTGGCAGCCTACCGGATCTCGGTTGTACCGCGCAAACAAGACTAA
- the spoIIIAF gene encoding stage III sporulation protein AF has translation MGWLSNWLQELIMIVLLATFVDMLLPNRSMERYVKLVLSLLILLTLLSPITKLLKSDPVGELKRAMSAMDAPSNGNATLEQILAQGKRLQSNEQEQSLQWTAKELANVMKGQIEETTGAKVRSVEVQLTMSKYETEMEAASSVELPVIQRVLVEMAAEGVEGEVKAGQQEVAANTQPIFGTDTEVEKDKSHQIQQPIQIGQIEVPDVQINVSREQRDGNEASSEPVTRDQADETKQQGETSTRSEHAVQIITLLTEKWDVDANNVQVTEPKSAEVL, from the coding sequence ATGGGGTGGCTGAGCAACTGGCTCCAGGAATTGATTATGATCGTTCTGCTGGCGACTTTTGTGGATATGTTGTTGCCCAATCGATCCATGGAACGTTATGTCAAGCTTGTGCTGAGCCTTCTCATCCTGCTGACCCTTTTATCACCCATAACCAAGCTGCTCAAAAGTGATCCGGTTGGCGAACTGAAACGGGCAATGTCTGCAATGGATGCTCCATCGAATGGGAATGCGACACTCGAACAGATATTAGCTCAGGGCAAACGGCTGCAATCCAATGAACAGGAACAATCCTTACAATGGACAGCCAAAGAACTGGCTAATGTCATGAAAGGTCAGATTGAAGAAACAACAGGAGCCAAGGTGCGGTCCGTAGAGGTACAGCTGACCATGAGTAAATATGAAACGGAGATGGAAGCTGCCTCATCAGTCGAACTGCCTGTGATCCAGCGTGTCCTGGTCGAGATGGCCGCAGAGGGTGTAGAAGGAGAAGTGAAGGCAGGGCAGCAAGAAGTCGCTGCTAACACACAACCCATATTTGGAACAGACACAGAAGTCGAGAAGGATAAATCACATCAAATACAGCAGCCCATCCAGATCGGTCAGATTGAAGTGCCTGATGTACAGATTAATGTGAGTAGAGAGCAACGTGATGGAAATGAAGCGTCTTCCGAGCCTGTTACACGTGATCAAGCAGATGAGACTAAGCAGCAAGGTGAGACATCCACAAGGTCCGAACATGCGGTGCAGATTATTACATTGTTGACTGAGAAGTGGGATGTTGATGCAAACAACGTTCAAGTGACAGAACCCAAAAGTGCTGAAGTGCTCTGA